From Rhodoferax sp. AJA081-3, the proteins below share one genomic window:
- a CDS encoding D-amino acid dehydrogenase: MKVCVIGAGVVGCSTAYQLARMGCDVHLVDEATGPGLLTSYANGAQLSYSYVEPLASPHTLRALPGLLAARHSPLRFTPRLDWRQWRWGLQFLRACTRKQVEDGTSQLLRLSQLSRDTLVEWMQTEGWSFDHKINGKLVLCPDDNSLKRQDAQIQFQRHQGCHQQILSAAECVEKEPALQNYSGKFAGGVWTADERVGDPYKLCLELVKSAQRLGATVSFNTALQDFVVRGDRLTHVRTGKGELVADAFVLATGVHAAAHAAKLGMHVPVYPIKGYSITVPMRETIRAPQVSITELSLKTVFAPLGQNLRVAAMAEIGEQGLSIPAARIQQMLASVESVFPGLCDTETCQPWAGLRPATPTSIPIVGRSKYKNLFLNVGHGALGLTLAAGSAVALSQELMGPA, from the coding sequence GTGAAGGTCTGCGTTATCGGAGCCGGCGTCGTAGGATGCTCCACCGCATACCAACTGGCGCGCATGGGCTGTGATGTGCATCTGGTGGACGAGGCCACGGGTCCTGGATTGTTAACGAGCTATGCCAATGGCGCACAGCTTAGTTACAGCTACGTGGAGCCTCTGGCATCACCCCACACCTTGCGTGCGCTTCCGGGGCTGCTGGCGGCGCGCCACTCGCCACTGCGTTTCACGCCCAGACTGGACTGGCGGCAGTGGCGGTGGGGTCTTCAGTTTTTGCGCGCCTGCACCAGAAAACAGGTGGAAGACGGGACTAGCCAACTCCTGCGCTTGTCCCAACTCAGTCGCGACACCTTGGTGGAATGGATGCAGACTGAGGGCTGGTCGTTTGACCACAAAATCAACGGCAAACTCGTGCTCTGCCCCGACGACAACAGTCTGAAGCGCCAAGATGCGCAGATCCAGTTTCAAAGGCACCAGGGTTGCCATCAGCAGATTTTGAGTGCGGCTGAATGTGTCGAGAAGGAGCCCGCGCTGCAAAACTACTCTGGAAAATTTGCCGGTGGCGTATGGACGGCTGACGAACGGGTGGGTGACCCTTACAAGCTTTGCCTGGAACTGGTAAAGAGTGCGCAGCGCCTAGGCGCGACCGTGTCCTTCAATACCGCACTGCAGGACTTTGTGGTGCGTGGCGACCGCCTGACGCACGTGCGCACCGGCAAGGGGGAGTTGGTGGCGGATGCCTTTGTGCTGGCGACCGGCGTGCATGCGGCCGCCCATGCGGCCAAGCTGGGAATGCATGTGCCCGTCTACCCAATCAAGGGGTATAGCATCACCGTGCCGATGCGGGAGACCATTCGCGCCCCGCAGGTCAGCATCACAGAGCTGTCGCTGAAGACGGTTTTTGCGCCGTTGGGGCAGAATCTGCGCGTCGCTGCCATGGCTGAAATTGGCGAACAAGGCCTTTCGATTCCAGCAGCGCGCATCCAACAAATGCTTGCGTCGGTTGAGTCTGTTTTTCCGGGATTGTGTGACACGGAAACCTGCCAGCCTTGGGCGGGATTGAGACCCGCCACTCCAACATCTATTCCGATAGTGGGCCGCAGTAAATACAAGAATTTGTTCTTGAATGTAGGGCATGGTGCGCTGGGCCTGACGCTGGCCGCCGGTAGTGCGGTGGCGCTTTCGCAAGAGTTGATGGGTCCAGCGTGA